In Aequorivita sp. H23M31, a single window of DNA contains:
- the nadE gene encoding NAD(+) synthase produces MQTKKVIDYIVNWLNSYAKNAGVEGFVVGISGGIDSAVVSTLCAKTGLPTLCVEMPIHQAESQVSRGREHIDFLMSGYPNVQKTEIDLGSVFDEFQAQVPQDANEKSLHLSLANSRARLRMTALYFLAGIKHYLVVGTGNKIEDFGVGFFTKYGDGGVDISPIADLVKSEVFELGRVLNIPESILKAQPTDGLFGDSRSDEDQLGANYDELEWAMKEKEKGSSSSGFSGREKVVFEIYSHLNKINQHKIKPIPICEIPENLK; encoded by the coding sequence ATGCAGACCAAAAAAGTAATCGATTATATTGTTAACTGGCTCAACTCTTATGCTAAAAACGCGGGAGTAGAGGGTTTTGTTGTGGGAATTAGCGGCGGAATAGATTCCGCCGTGGTTTCTACTCTCTGTGCAAAAACTGGATTACCCACACTTTGCGTAGAAATGCCAATTCACCAAGCTGAAAGCCAAGTAAGTCGTGGCCGCGAACATATTGATTTTTTGATGAGTGGATATCCCAATGTTCAAAAAACCGAAATAGATCTGGGTTCCGTCTTTGATGAATTCCAAGCTCAAGTACCGCAAGATGCGAATGAAAAATCATTGCATCTTTCTCTTGCCAATTCCCGTGCACGTTTACGGATGACAGCCCTTTATTTCCTTGCAGGGATAAAGCATTATTTGGTTGTGGGAACCGGCAATAAAATAGAGGATTTTGGGGTAGGATTTTTCACTAAATACGGTGATGGGGGTGTGGATATAAGTCCGATTGCGGATTTGGTGAAAAGTGAAGTATTTGAATTAGGACGAGTCCTAAATATTCCTGAATCTATTTTAAAAGCGCAACCTACCGATGGACTTTTTGGTGACAGCCGTTCAGACGAAGATCAGCTTGGGGCCAATTACGACGAATTGGAATGGGCGATGAAAGAAAAGGAAAAAGGTAGTTCAAGTTCGGGTTTTTCCGGACGGGAAAAAGTGGTATTTGAAATTTATTCCCATCTTAATAAAATAAATCAGCACAAAATCAAGCCTATTCCTATTTGTGAAATTCCTGAAAATTTAAAATAA
- the dnaG gene encoding DNA primase produces the protein MISRTTIDNVFETARVEEVIGDFVQLKKSGSNYKGLSPFTDERSPSFMVSPVKQIWKDFSSGKGGNVVSFLMEHEHFTYPEAIRFLAKKYGIEIEETEQTTEQKEEADSRESLYLVSDFAKEYFHNILLKTEEGKAIGLSYFKERGFTDDTIKKFELGYSPDSWDAFTTHAIKKGYKLEFLEKTGLSIVKEDTSTGSPTKMFDRFKGRVMFPIRSMSGRTLGFGGRILTSDKKAAKYLNSPESDIYHKSKVLYGIFHAKQSISKEDNCYLVEGYTDVIQFHQTGIHNVVSSSGTALTPEQIRLINRLTKNITVLFDGDAAGLRASLRGIDLILEQGMNVKICSFPEGEDPDSFSRKNSLEELTHYLQENSKDFITFKASLLAADAKNDPIKKSETIHDMVASIAKIPDAIKREVYLKECSHIMDISEQVLFNSIAQLLRKERKDRNVKEEKASEPFEVVSSEKMPAKKVDVQFQLEQKLIELLVLYGDMEEEFEEMVIESDERGGLDLTPEIYRSRVFEKIYLDLQEDEIEFTNPEFQKIYSEIIKRFVENPDSKSESFVNQLDPEIASGVTHILMEDERYTLHQWDRMQIYVKEKDKTIAQIVSETILSLRRFLVTKKIDELSETLKQDVEEDKEASLQEIVAYIGLKKLLSNKLNRVL, from the coding sequence GTGATTTCCAGAACCACAATAGACAACGTTTTTGAAACTGCCCGAGTGGAGGAGGTAATAGGTGATTTTGTTCAGTTAAAAAAATCTGGGAGCAATTATAAAGGGTTAAGTCCATTTACAGATGAGCGTTCTCCTAGTTTTATGGTTTCACCCGTTAAACAGATTTGGAAGGATTTTAGTAGTGGAAAAGGTGGAAATGTAGTTTCATTTTTAATGGAGCATGAACATTTCACCTATCCGGAAGCAATTCGGTTTTTAGCCAAAAAGTACGGAATTGAAATAGAGGAGACTGAACAAACTACAGAGCAAAAGGAAGAAGCCGATTCGCGTGAAAGTTTATATTTGGTCAGCGATTTTGCCAAGGAATATTTTCATAATATCTTATTAAAGACTGAGGAAGGAAAGGCAATAGGGCTCTCCTACTTTAAGGAACGGGGATTTACGGATGATACCATAAAAAAATTCGAACTTGGTTATTCTCCAGATTCTTGGGATGCTTTTACCACGCACGCCATCAAAAAAGGCTATAAGCTAGAGTTCCTCGAGAAAACGGGACTATCTATTGTAAAAGAAGATACTTCAACAGGTTCGCCAACAAAAATGTTTGATCGCTTTAAGGGAAGAGTGATGTTTCCAATCCGAAGTATGAGCGGGCGCACCCTCGGTTTTGGTGGCCGGATTCTTACTTCAGATAAAAAGGCGGCCAAATATCTGAACTCGCCCGAAAGTGATATCTACCATAAAAGTAAAGTGCTTTACGGTATTTTTCATGCCAAGCAAAGTATTTCCAAAGAGGATAATTGCTATTTGGTAGAGGGATATACAGACGTTATCCAATTTCATCAAACCGGAATCCACAACGTGGTTTCTTCATCGGGAACCGCGCTTACACCAGAGCAGATTCGGCTTATTAACCGACTTACAAAAAACATTACCGTTCTTTTTGATGGAGATGCGGCGGGGCTTAGAGCATCTCTGCGCGGTATCGATCTTATCCTAGAACAAGGAATGAACGTAAAGATTTGTTCTTTTCCTGAAGGTGAGGATCCCGATAGCTTTTCAAGAAAGAATTCTTTAGAGGAGCTAACACATTATTTACAAGAGAATTCCAAGGATTTTATCACTTTCAAAGCTTCGCTCCTCGCTGCTGATGCTAAAAACGATCCCATAAAAAAGTCGGAAACCATTCACGATATGGTGGCCAGTATCGCCAAAATACCCGATGCTATTAAGAGGGAGGTTTACCTAAAGGAATGTTCACATATTATGGATATTTCCGAACAGGTACTTTTCAATTCCATAGCCCAACTGCTGCGAAAAGAACGTAAGGATAGAAATGTGAAGGAAGAAAAAGCTTCTGAACCCTTTGAAGTTGTTTCCTCGGAAAAAATGCCAGCTAAAAAAGTGGATGTTCAATTTCAATTGGAACAAAAGCTGATTGAATTATTGGTGCTCTATGGGGATATGGAGGAAGAATTTGAAGAAATGGTAATAGAGAGCGACGAACGGGGCGGACTGGATCTTACACCTGAAATCTATCGTTCGCGGGTATTTGAGAAGATTTATTTAGATCTTCAAGAAGATGAAATTGAATTCACAAATCCAGAATTCCAGAAAATCTATTCAGAAATCATTAAGCGGTTTGTTGAAAATCCGGATTCGAAATCGGAGTCGTTTGTAAACCAATTAGATCCCGAAATTGCTTCGGGAGTAACCCATATTTTAATGGAAGATGAACGCTATACTTTGCATCAGTGGGATAGGATGCAAATTTATGTCAAGGAAAAGGATAAAACGATCGCGCAGATTGTAAGCGAAACAATTCTGAGTCTTCGCAGATTTCTAGTTACCAAAAAGATTGATGAGCTGTCTGAGACATTAAAACAAGATGTAGAAGAGGATAAGGAGGCAAGCCTTCAAGAAATAGTTGCATATATTGGACTTAAAAAACTCCTGTCAAACAAATTGAATCGCGTTCTTTAA
- a CDS encoding RNA polymerase sigma factor — MKIINLHKNYSKLIEKASRGDRQAQHQLFNIFSPKMLGVCRQYIKNTDLAEEVMLAGFLKMFTHLSDFKNEGSFEGWIRRIMVNESISQLRKEKKLNFISNETIENTCDYSTYIETELEEAEIQSLIDALPEGYKTVFVLYGVEGYKHSEIAELLQISESTSKTQLFKARKMLQKKLNNQNSINYGSL, encoded by the coding sequence TTGAAAATTATCAACTTGCATAAAAACTATTCCAAATTGATTGAAAAGGCCTCCAGGGGCGACCGTCAGGCGCAACATCAGCTTTTCAATATATTCTCGCCAAAGATGCTGGGAGTTTGCCGACAGTATATAAAAAATACCGATCTGGCGGAAGAAGTTATGTTGGCGGGTTTTTTAAAAATGTTTACACATCTATCCGATTTTAAAAATGAGGGAAGTTTTGAGGGATGGATTAGACGTATAATGGTCAATGAAAGTATTTCCCAACTTCGGAAGGAAAAGAAATTGAACTTTATATCCAATGAAACTATTGAAAATACTTGTGACTATTCCACCTATATCGAAACTGAATTGGAAGAAGCTGAGATTCAAAGTTTGATAGATGCACTTCCCGAGGGTTATAAAACGGTTTTTGTTCTTTACGGCGTTGAGGGTTATAAACACAGCGAAATTGCCGAGCTTCTTCAAATAAGTGAAAGCACATCAAAAACGCAGCTCTTTAAAGCACGGAAAATGCTTCAGAAAAAATTGAATAATCAAAACAGTATTAATTATGGCAGCCTATAA
- a CDS encoding polyprenyl synthetase family protein, which yields MKIVSRIKLPIEKEMELFERKFSDSMSSKVSLLNRITHYVVNRKGKQMRPMFVFLIAKMTGNGEVNERTYRGASVIELIHTATLVHDDVVDDSDRRRGFFSLNALWKNKIAVLVGDYLLSKGLLLSIDNGDFDLLRIISVAVREMSEGELLQIEKARRLDITEEVYFEIIRQKTATLIAACCAMGAQSVMASDEEVEKMRKFGELIGTAFQIKDDLFDYGNEHIGKPTGIDIKEQKMTLPLIYALNHASPEKNKWLINSVKNHNKDKKRVKEVIAYVKENGGLEYAVGKMKEYQQEALQLLATYPDSPYKESLEVMVNYVISRKK from the coding sequence ATGAAGATAGTTTCACGCATCAAACTTCCAATTGAAAAAGAGATGGAGCTTTTTGAAAGAAAGTTCTCCGACTCCATGTCTTCCAAGGTTTCGCTACTTAATAGAATTACACATTATGTTGTAAATAGAAAAGGGAAACAGATGCGGCCCATGTTTGTTTTTCTTATTGCAAAAATGACGGGAAATGGAGAGGTTAATGAACGGACTTATCGGGGGGCTTCTGTAATCGAACTTATCCATACAGCAACCTTAGTTCATGACGATGTGGTGGACGATAGTGACCGCCGACGTGGTTTCTTCTCCTTAAATGCGCTTTGGAAAAACAAGATCGCTGTTCTAGTGGGCGATTATTTATTGTCGAAAGGTCTTTTGCTTTCTATTGACAATGGTGATTTCGATTTATTACGGATTATTTCCGTCGCTGTTCGGGAAATGAGCGAGGGTGAGCTACTTCAGATTGAAAAAGCTAGAAGACTAGACATTACCGAAGAAGTATATTTTGAGATCATCCGACAAAAAACCGCCACCCTTATTGCCGCGTGTTGTGCTATGGGCGCTCAATCTGTTATGGCATCGGATGAAGAGGTTGAAAAAATGCGAAAGTTCGGGGAACTTATTGGTACCGCTTTTCAAATTAAGGACGACCTTTTTGATTACGGAAATGAACATATCGGAAAACCAACCGGTATTGATATCAAGGAACAAAAGATGACCCTTCCTTTAATATATGCCCTCAATCACGCTTCTCCAGAAAAAAATAAATGGCTTATAAATTCGGTTAAAAATCATAACAAGGATAAGAAGCGCGTAAAAGAAGTCATTGCATACGTAAAAGAGAATGGCGGTCTAGAATATGCCGTAGGAAAAATGAAAGAATACCAACAGGAAGCTCTCCAGCTCCTTGCCACCTATCCCGATTCGCCATACAAGGAATCCCTTGAAGTTATGGTAAACTACGTAATCTCCAGAAAAAAGTAA
- the rlmN gene encoding 23S rRNA (adenine(2503)-C(2))-methyltransferase RlmN: MITAKKDIRALSKKELQDFFESIGDKAFRGTQVYEWLWSKGAHSFDEMTNISKETRAHLDKNFVINHIKVDHLQKSSDGTIKNAVRLHDDLIVESVLIPTNKRTTACVSSQVGCSLDCSFCATARLKRMRNLNADEIYDQVVAIDRESRLYHDKPLSNIVYMGMGEPLMNYKNVLESIEKITSEEGLGMSPKRITVSTSGVPKMIKKLADDQVKFHLAVSLHSAIQEKREQIMPFAKNFTLTDLREALEYWYSKTKRKIRYEYIVWKDINDKPEDIEALVAFCKYVPCKVNLIEYNPIDDGHFQQAAPEITQQYIDRLEYYHIPVTVRRSRGKDIDAACGQLANKQK, encoded by the coding sequence ATGATTACAGCAAAAAAGGATATACGAGCACTTTCAAAAAAGGAACTTCAGGATTTTTTTGAAAGTATTGGAGACAAGGCTTTTCGGGGCACTCAGGTTTACGAATGGTTATGGAGTAAGGGAGCGCATAGCTTTGACGAAATGACCAACATTTCCAAGGAAACCCGGGCACATTTGGACAAGAATTTTGTAATTAACCACATCAAGGTGGATCATCTTCAAAAAAGCTCCGATGGTACAATTAAAAATGCTGTAAGATTACACGACGATCTCATAGTTGAATCTGTATTAATTCCTACCAATAAAAGAACCACTGCCTGTGTTTCTTCCCAAGTGGGTTGTAGTTTGGACTGTTCTTTTTGTGCAACTGCCCGCTTAAAAAGAATGCGGAATCTCAATGCAGATGAAATATACGATCAAGTGGTTGCCATAGATCGCGAAAGTAGATTATATCACGACAAGCCCCTTTCGAATATTGTATATATGGGAATGGGCGAACCTTTGATGAATTACAAAAATGTATTGGAATCCATCGAAAAGATAACCTCTGAGGAAGGATTGGGAATGTCGCCCAAACGGATTACTGTTTCGACCTCTGGGGTTCCAAAAATGATCAAGAAATTAGCTGATGATCAGGTTAAGTTCCATTTAGCCGTTTCCCTGCATTCTGCCATTCAGGAGAAGAGAGAGCAGATTATGCCCTTTGCCAAGAACTTTACGCTTACCGATCTTCGGGAAGCATTGGAGTATTGGTACAGCAAAACCAAAAGAAAAATTCGATATGAATATATAGTTTGGAAGGATATAAACGACAAACCAGAAGATATTGAGGCTCTGGTAGCGTTTTGCAAATACGTTCCTTGCAAGGTCAATCTTATCGAATATAATCCTATAGACGATGGCCATTTTCAACAAGCGGCTCCAGAAATAACCCAACAGTATATTGATAGGCTAGAATATTACCATATTCCGGTTACCGTGCGTAGAAGCAGAGGAAAGGATATTGATGCCGCCTGCGGGCAGTTGGCGAATAAGCAGAAATAA
- a CDS encoding T9SS type A sorting domain-containing protein — protein sequence MREIILFFFSLFFVFNLFSQEVGNPMPESWSTTLSKSPRLIQLNPLDMGVVMAQDSINDLDKSIPWRYGIQRSLQLNMDEDGLWTDLPNGGKIWQVVIQSQNALNISINFTDFFLPPGSRLQLFNNERTTVAQTFTNAQNRESNRLGTWFINGDTVWIEYFQAAGTSAKPRLEIGSIIHGYRMGEINPTNPLGNRMNGSGPCNYDVNCPIGPDFDSQKDILKKSVAFVNLGNGYLCSAVLVNNTKADKTPYILTANHCLENSDPSFWSIRFNWVSPRPVCGTGEDSGDLRNNFTVSGAKLMANNGLSDFALVKLYDDIPDSWDVAFAGWDNSDTDPLFEVGIHHPNGDIMKICRDDSGAEKINANGVKVWLIGGGQHGTGNGWELGTTESGSSGSPLFNERGKIIGQLYAGESSCVGTENNQNYDIYGRFGVSWDSGYSPETRLKDWLDPGNSGQTSIETLQNILNVPVFTPMGELEIFPNPVSSTITVKNASYPHLTYQFFTIIGQQMQAGTLYNSVNSISVENLDEGIYLLRLTDEDSSDSITKKIVVKR from the coding sequence ATGAGAGAAATTATACTTTTCTTCTTTTCTTTATTTTTTGTTTTTAATCTCTTTTCCCAAGAGGTGGGTAATCCTATGCCTGAAAGTTGGAGCACCACCTTGTCCAAAAGTCCGAGACTTATTCAGCTAAACCCATTGGATATGGGTGTGGTTATGGCTCAGGATAGCATAAACGATTTGGATAAAAGTATTCCATGGCGTTATGGCATTCAACGTTCCTTGCAGTTGAATATGGATGAAGATGGGCTTTGGACAGACCTACCAAACGGTGGGAAAATCTGGCAGGTGGTTATTCAATCTCAAAATGCGCTCAACATAAGCATTAATTTCACTGATTTTTTCCTTCCCCCAGGTTCTAGACTTCAATTATTTAATAATGAAAGAACCACCGTGGCCCAAACTTTCACCAACGCCCAAAATCGGGAATCCAATCGGTTAGGTACCTGGTTTATAAATGGGGATACTGTTTGGATAGAGTACTTTCAGGCGGCTGGAACTTCTGCAAAACCACGGTTGGAAATAGGTAGTATTATCCACGGATATAGAATGGGCGAAATTAACCCCACAAATCCTCTGGGAAACAGGATGAATGGCTCGGGCCCTTGCAATTATGATGTAAACTGTCCTATCGGGCCCGATTTCGATTCGCAAAAGGATATATTAAAAAAATCCGTTGCTTTTGTAAATCTTGGGAACGGTTATCTCTGTTCTGCGGTTTTGGTCAATAATACCAAAGCTGATAAAACTCCGTATATCTTAACTGCCAATCATTGTTTAGAAAATAGCGATCCTTCTTTTTGGTCTATCCGTTTTAATTGGGTGAGTCCTAGGCCTGTATGTGGTACCGGTGAGGATAGTGGCGACCTTCGCAATAATTTTACGGTAAGTGGGGCCAAACTCATGGCCAATAATGGTTTAAGCGATTTTGCGCTGGTTAAATTGTATGATGATATCCCTGATTCTTGGGATGTTGCATTTGCCGGATGGGATAACTCCGATACCGATCCTTTGTTTGAAGTGGGCATTCACCATCCAAATGGAGATATAATGAAAATTTGTCGGGACGACTCGGGCGCAGAAAAAATAAATGCCAACGGTGTAAAAGTCTGGTTGATAGGTGGCGGTCAGCACGGTACTGGAAACGGGTGGGAATTAGGAACAACCGAAAGTGGTTCTTCTGGTTCTCCTCTTTTTAATGAACGCGGAAAAATTATCGGACAATTATATGCAGGCGAATCTTCCTGCGTAGGAACGGAAAACAACCAAAACTACGATATTTATGGACGTTTTGGAGTATCCTGGGATTCTGGCTACAGTCCTGAAACAAGATTAAAAGATTGGTTGGATCCAGGAAATTCAGGTCAGACTTCTATTGAAACCCTTCAGAATATCTTGAACGTACCAGTTTTTACACCTATGGGCGAACTGGAGATATTCCCCAATCCCGTCAGTTCAACCATTACGGTGAAAAATGCAAGCTATCCACATCTTACCTACCAATTCTTCACTATAATAGGACAGCAAATGCAGGCGGGAACACTATACAATAGTGTCAATTCTATTTCCGTAGAAAACCTTGACGAAGGTATATATCTTCTGCGCTTAACGGATGAGGACAGTAGTGATTCCATAACCAAAAAAATAGTCGTTAAACGTTGA
- the queA gene encoding tRNA preQ1(34) S-adenosylmethionine ribosyltransferase-isomerase QueA, translated as MKLSHFNFNLPEELLAEYPAPNRDEARLMVLNRKDKTIEHKIFKDLIDYFEEDDVLITNNTKVFPARLYGNKEKTGARIEVFLLRELNAETRLWDVLVDPARKIRIGNKLYFGEDESLVAEVIDNTTSRGRTLRFLFDGSYQEFRNKLTELGETPLPKYIKRSVEPEDAERYQTIFAKNEGAVAAPTAGLHFSKHLLKRMEIKGVKMAEVTLHVGLGTFSSVEVEDLSKHKMDSEEMRIDQEAADIVNKGIENKRRVCAVGTTAMRALESAVSTDHRLNAYSGWTNKFIFPPYDFSIANAMVTNFHTPKSTLMMMVSAFAGHDFMKEAYAEAIKEKYNFYTYGDAMFII; from the coding sequence ATGAAGCTTTCACACTTTAATTTTAATTTACCAGAAGAATTATTGGCCGAATATCCGGCCCCAAATAGAGATGAGGCCAGGTTAATGGTTCTTAACCGAAAGGATAAGACCATCGAGCACAAAATCTTTAAAGATCTAATAGATTACTTTGAGGAGGACGATGTCCTTATCACCAACAATACGAAAGTTTTCCCAGCACGTTTATACGGAAATAAGGAAAAAACAGGTGCCCGAATTGAGGTTTTTCTTTTAAGAGAACTCAATGCCGAGACCAGACTTTGGGATGTATTGGTAGATCCAGCACGTAAGATTCGAATCGGGAACAAATTGTATTTCGGAGAGGATGAGTCTTTGGTAGCCGAGGTTATCGATAACACTACTTCCAGAGGCCGGACTTTACGATTTCTTTTTGATGGTTCGTATCAGGAATTCCGTAATAAATTAACTGAGTTGGGTGAAACTCCATTGCCAAAATATATAAAGCGTAGTGTAGAACCGGAAGATGCAGAGCGCTACCAAACTATTTTCGCTAAAAATGAAGGCGCCGTCGCAGCACCGACTGCAGGTCTTCATTTCTCAAAACATCTATTAAAACGAATGGAAATAAAAGGTGTAAAGATGGCAGAAGTTACTCTTCACGTAGGATTGGGAACTTTTAGCAGTGTAGAGGTAGAAGATTTATCTAAGCATAAAATGGATTCTGAAGAGATGCGCATCGATCAGGAGGCAGCAGATATCGTAAATAAGGGAATCGAAAATAAAAGAAGAGTTTGTGCAGTTGGAACAACCGCGATGAGAGCTTTGGAGAGTGCTGTTTCTACAGACCACCGTCTTAATGCCTATTCTGGATGGACCAATAAATTTATTTTCCCTCCTTATGATTTTAGTATTGCCAATGCCATGGTGACCAATTTCCACACGCCAAAATCAACTTTAATGATGATGGTTTCAGCTTTTGCTGGGCATGATTTTATGAAAGAGGCGTATGCAGAGGCGATTAAAGAAAAATATAATTTCTATACTTATGGCGATGCCATGTTTATTATTTAA
- a CDS encoding 3-phosphoshikimate 1-carboxyvinyltransferase, which yields MKAILHSGDFPVQNRKIIIGGSKSESNRLLILKSLFLNIRIKSLSESDDTRVLEKSLKTLKGTVNIHHAGTAMRFLTAYYASMEGAEITLKGSQRMHERPIGILVEALRNLGADIEYLENEGFPPLKITGKKLTVDEVTIPADVSSQYISALMLIAPKLPNGLKIYLDGDTVSEAYIQMTLSLLRRIGVKASLNNNQITISPVEKVEEVEIAVESDWSSASYFYSLVALSENLKITLSHFSKDSLQGDSFLPEIYKVFGVQTDFNTAENSINLYKQEVILPNRVTLDLSNTPDLAQTIAVTCFGMGIACNLTGLQTLKIKETDRLSALKKELSKLGAVITIDDNSLQLERSSGILPNPSIETYEDHRMAMAFAPLAVKTDLIIEDAQVVSKSYPEFWKDLKMTGINCDLKDLSK from the coding sequence ATGAAAGCCATTCTCCATTCTGGGGATTTTCCCGTTCAGAATAGAAAAATCATAATCGGAGGTTCAAAAAGTGAATCTAATAGGTTGTTGATATTAAAGTCTCTATTTTTAAATATTCGTATAAAAAGTCTTTCAGAAAGTGATGATACTCGAGTTCTAGAAAAGAGTCTTAAAACGCTAAAGGGAACGGTAAACATCCATCACGCGGGAACCGCTATGCGATTTCTTACTGCCTACTACGCCAGTATGGAAGGTGCTGAAATTACCTTAAAGGGAAGCCAGAGAATGCACGAACGACCCATCGGTATTTTGGTGGAAGCTTTAAGAAATCTAGGTGCCGATATTGAATATCTGGAAAATGAAGGTTTTCCTCCCTTAAAAATTACTGGAAAGAAACTGACAGTCGATGAGGTTACCATCCCAGCCGATGTAAGCAGCCAGTATATTTCTGCTCTTATGCTTATTGCCCCGAAACTTCCGAATGGACTTAAAATTTACTTAGATGGCGACACCGTTTCTGAAGCTTACATACAGATGACCTTGTCTCTCTTGAGGCGAATTGGAGTAAAGGCCAGTTTAAACAACAATCAGATTACTATTTCTCCCGTTGAAAAAGTTGAAGAGGTCGAAATTGCTGTGGAATCAGATTGGAGTTCTGCGTCTTATTTCTACAGTTTGGTTGCACTGTCGGAAAATTTGAAGATTACCTTAAGCCACTTTTCCAAGGATAGTTTACAGGGAGATTCATTTTTGCCGGAAATCTACAAGGTTTTTGGTGTCCAGACTGATTTCAACACGGCTGAAAACTCTATAAATCTTTACAAACAAGAAGTTATTCTTCCAAATAGAGTAACACTCGATTTATCCAATACACCCGATTTGGCTCAAACTATTGCAGTAACGTGTTTTGGGATGGGGATAGCTTGTAATTTAACAGGCCTGCAAACACTAAAAATAAAGGAGACTGATAGACTTTCAGCCTTAAAAAAAGAACTTTCGAAACTTGGAGCAGTCATCACAATAGATGATAATTCTTTACAATTGGAGAGATCTTCCGGAATTCTTCCAAACCCTTCTATAGAAACCTACGAAGATCACAGAATGGCAATGGCTTTTGCCCCACTGGCAGTTAAGACCGATCTTATTATCGAGGATGCCCAGGTTGTTTCAAAATCCTATCCTGAATTTTGGAAAGATCTAAAAATGACAGGTATAAACTGTGATTTAAAGGATTTGTCCAAATAA
- a CDS encoding nucleotide pyrophosphohydrolase, which yields MDIKNAQQAVDAWIKDHGVRYFNELTNMAQLTEEVGEVARIIARRYGEQSEKESDRNKDLGEELADVIFVVLCLANQTGVDLEKAFQKKLDIKTKRDHDRHHNNEKLKGDV from the coding sequence ATGGATATAAAGAACGCACAACAGGCAGTAGATGCTTGGATAAAGGACCATGGTGTTCGTTATTTTAACGAACTGACCAATATGGCACAACTTACCGAAGAAGTGGGGGAAGTCGCACGCATCATTGCCCGTAGATATGGGGAACAAAGTGAAAAGGAAAGCGACAGGAATAAAGATTTGGGCGAAGAGCTTGCAGATGTTATTTTTGTCGTGCTTTGTCTCGCCAATCAAACGGGAGTGGATCTTGAAAAGGCATTTCAGAAAAAATTGGATATCAAAACAAAGCGCGACCACGATAGGCACCATAATAATGAAAAACTAAAAGGAGATGTTTAA